From Medicago truncatula cultivar Jemalong A17 chromosome 7, MtrunA17r5.0-ANR, whole genome shotgun sequence, a single genomic window includes:
- the LOC25499815 gene encoding NADPH-dependent diflavin oxidoreductase 1 isoform X1, with translation MKEIQQRHHKLLILYATQTGNALDASERLAREAERRACPINLLSLHQYDPNLLPQEEAVVFVVSTTGQGDTPDSMKVFWRFLLQRSLSQHWLKGVHYTVFGLGDSGYQKYNFVAKKLDKRLKDLGGTTILERGLGDDQHPSGYEGTLDPWMSSLWRILNTIKPEFLPNGPDVSIQDTVLIDQPKVQITYHNIESHFSTASDTGSVRSMHPGKSSSDRSGHPDCFLKMVKNLPLTRANCGKDVRHFEFELESHAIKYDTGDVLEILPGQDSAEVDAFIRRCDLDPDAFISISPRGTDDCNGHGSRIPIQLKTFVELTMDVASASPRRYFFEVMSFFATAEHEKERLQYFSSPEGRDDLYQYNQKERRTVLEVLEDFPSVQMPLEWLIQLVPMLKTRAFSISSSQSVHPNQVHLTVSVVSWTTPYKRKKKGFCSSWLATLDPCNAVGIPAWFHKGSLPTPSPSLPLILVGPGTGCAPFRGFIEERALQSKTISTAPIMFFFGCWNEDGDFLYKDLWLNHSQNNGVLSEANGGGFYVAFSRDQPEKVYVQHKMKEHSGRVWNLLADGAAVYIAGSSTKMPTDVTSAFEEIVSKENEVSKEDAVRWIRALERCGKYHIEAWS, from the exons ATGAAAGAGATTCAACAACGTCATCATAAGCTTCTGATTCTATACGCAACTCAAACTGGTAACGCATTGGATGCTTCTGAACGTCTTGCTCGTGAAGCTGAACGTAGAGCTTGCCCCATCaatcttctttctcttcatcaATATGATCCT AATCTATTGCCACAGGAAGAAGCTGTGGTTTTTGTGGTTTCTACCACTGGTCAGGGTGATACCCCTGATTCTATGAAG GTCTTTTGGAGGTTTCTTCTTCAGAGAAGCCTAAGCCAGCATTGGCTGAAAGGAGTACACTACACCGTTTTCGGTTTGGGTGATTCTGGTTATCAGAAGTACAAT TTTGTTGCAAAGAAGCTGGACAAAAGATTAAAGGACCTTGGAGGAACAACTATTTTAGAAAGAGGCTTGGGAGATGATCAGCACCCTTCAGG CTATGAAGGTACTCTTGATCCCTGGATGTCTTCTCTATGGAGAATTTTAAACACGATCAAACCAGAATTCTTACCAAATGGTCCAGATGTTTCGATTCAAGATACAGTGTTGATTGACCAACCTAAAGTCCAAATTACATATCACAATATCGAGTCACATTTTTCAACTGCCTCAG ACACTGGGAGTGTTCGTTCAATGCATCCTGGAAAATCATCTTCCGACAGAAGTGGGCATCCTGACTGCTTTCTTAAGATG GTGAAGAATCTTCCTTTGACCAGAGCAAACTGTGGAAAAGATGTTcgtcattttgaatttgaacttgaGTCACAT GCTATCAAGTATGACACTGGTGATGTTCTTGAGATTCTCCCTGGTCAAGATTCAGCTGAAGTTGATGCTTTCATACGACGTTGTGATTTGGATCCTGATGCATTCATCAGT ATTAGTCCTAGAGGAACGGATGATTGCAATGGACATGGCTCTAGAATACCCATACAATTAAAAACTTTTGTGGAACTGACTATGGATGTAGCTTCTGCTTCACCTCGGCGGTATTTCTTTGAG GTTATGAGCTTTTTTGCAACAGCTGAACATGAGAAGGAAAGACTTCAGTATTTTTCTTCACCTGAAGGAAGAGATGACCTGTACCAATACAACCAGAAGGAGAGGAGAACTGTTCTTGAG GTGCTCGAAGATTTTCCTTCTGTTCAAATGCCACTTGAGTGGCTAATCCAATTGGTTCCTATGCTGAAAACAAGAGCAttctctatttcttcttctCAATCAGTTCACCCCAATCAAGTACACTTGACTGTGAGTGTGGTGTCCTGGACAACACCTTACAAGAGGAAAAAGAAAGGATTTTGCTCCTCATGGCTAGCCACATTAGATCCCTGCAATG CTGTCGGTATTCCTGCTTGGTTCCATAAAGGCTCCCTTCCTACACCATCACCATCACTTCCCCTCATACTTGTTGGACCGGGCACAGGATGTGCACCTTTTCGCGGATTTATCGAGGAAAGGGCATTGCAAAGTAAAACTATTTCCACTGCTCCAATTATGTTCTTCTTTGGCTGTTGGAATGAAGACGGTGACTTTTTATACAAAGACTTGTGGTTGAATCATTCACAGAACAATGGTGTACTTTCAGAAGCAAATGGTGGAGGTTTCTATGTTGCTTTCTCTCGAGACCAGCCTGAGAAAGTTTATGTTCAGCATAAGATGAAGGAACACAGTGGAAGGGTTTGGAACCTATTAGCCGATGGAGCTGCTGTTTATATAGCAGGTTCATCAACCAAAATGCCTACGGATGTAACATCAGCTTTTGAGGAAATTGTATCTAAAGAAAATGAGGTTTCAAAGGAAGATGCAGTTAGGTGGATTAGGGCATTAGAAAGGTGCGGTAAATATCACATTGAAGCATGgtcttga
- the LOC25499815 gene encoding NADPH-dependent diflavin oxidoreductase 1 isoform X2, protein MHPGKSSSDRSGHPDCFLKMVKNLPLTRANCGKDVRHFEFELESHAIKYDTGDVLEILPGQDSAEVDAFIRRCDLDPDAFISISPRGTDDCNGHGSRIPIQLKTFVELTMDVASASPRRYFFEVMSFFATAEHEKERLQYFSSPEGRDDLYQYNQKERRTVLEVLEDFPSVQMPLEWLIQLVPMLKTRAFSISSSQSVHPNQVHLTVSVVSWTTPYKRKKKGFCSSWLATLDPCNAVGIPAWFHKGSLPTPSPSLPLILVGPGTGCAPFRGFIEERALQSKTISTAPIMFFFGCWNEDGDFLYKDLWLNHSQNNGVLSEANGGGFYVAFSRDQPEKVYVQHKMKEHSGRVWNLLADGAAVYIAGSSTKMPTDVTSAFEEIVSKENEVSKEDAVRWIRALERCGKYHIEAWS, encoded by the exons ATGCATCCTGGAAAATCATCTTCCGACAGAAGTGGGCATCCTGACTGCTTTCTTAAGATG GTGAAGAATCTTCCTTTGACCAGAGCAAACTGTGGAAAAGATGTTcgtcattttgaatttgaacttgaGTCACAT GCTATCAAGTATGACACTGGTGATGTTCTTGAGATTCTCCCTGGTCAAGATTCAGCTGAAGTTGATGCTTTCATACGACGTTGTGATTTGGATCCTGATGCATTCATCAGT ATTAGTCCTAGAGGAACGGATGATTGCAATGGACATGGCTCTAGAATACCCATACAATTAAAAACTTTTGTGGAACTGACTATGGATGTAGCTTCTGCTTCACCTCGGCGGTATTTCTTTGAG GTTATGAGCTTTTTTGCAACAGCTGAACATGAGAAGGAAAGACTTCAGTATTTTTCTTCACCTGAAGGAAGAGATGACCTGTACCAATACAACCAGAAGGAGAGGAGAACTGTTCTTGAG GTGCTCGAAGATTTTCCTTCTGTTCAAATGCCACTTGAGTGGCTAATCCAATTGGTTCCTATGCTGAAAACAAGAGCAttctctatttcttcttctCAATCAGTTCACCCCAATCAAGTACACTTGACTGTGAGTGTGGTGTCCTGGACAACACCTTACAAGAGGAAAAAGAAAGGATTTTGCTCCTCATGGCTAGCCACATTAGATCCCTGCAATG CTGTCGGTATTCCTGCTTGGTTCCATAAAGGCTCCCTTCCTACACCATCACCATCACTTCCCCTCATACTTGTTGGACCGGGCACAGGATGTGCACCTTTTCGCGGATTTATCGAGGAAAGGGCATTGCAAAGTAAAACTATTTCCACTGCTCCAATTATGTTCTTCTTTGGCTGTTGGAATGAAGACGGTGACTTTTTATACAAAGACTTGTGGTTGAATCATTCACAGAACAATGGTGTACTTTCAGAAGCAAATGGTGGAGGTTTCTATGTTGCTTTCTCTCGAGACCAGCCTGAGAAAGTTTATGTTCAGCATAAGATGAAGGAACACAGTGGAAGGGTTTGGAACCTATTAGCCGATGGAGCTGCTGTTTATATAGCAGGTTCATCAACCAAAATGCCTACGGATGTAACATCAGCTTTTGAGGAAATTGTATCTAAAGAAAATGAGGTTTCAAAGGAAGATGCAGTTAGGTGGATTAGGGCATTAGAAAGGTGCGGTAAATATCACATTGAAGCATGgtcttga
- the LOC25499815 gene encoding NADPH-dependent diflavin oxidoreductase 1 isoform X3: MSFFATAEHEKERLQYFSSPEGRDDLYQYNQKERRTVLEVLEDFPSVQMPLEWLIQLVPMLKTRAFSISSSQSVHPNQVHLTVSVVSWTTPYKRKKKGFCSSWLATLDPCNAVGIPAWFHKGSLPTPSPSLPLILVGPGTGCAPFRGFIEERALQSKTISTAPIMFFFGCWNEDGDFLYKDLWLNHSQNNGVLSEANGGGFYVAFSRDQPEKVYVQHKMKEHSGRVWNLLADGAAVYIAGSSTKMPTDVTSAFEEIVSKENEVSKEDAVRWIRALERCGKYHIEAWS; encoded by the exons ATGAGCTTTTTTGCAACAGCTGAACATGAGAAGGAAAGACTTCAGTATTTTTCTTCACCTGAAGGAAGAGATGACCTGTACCAATACAACCAGAAGGAGAGGAGAACTGTTCTTGAG GTGCTCGAAGATTTTCCTTCTGTTCAAATGCCACTTGAGTGGCTAATCCAATTGGTTCCTATGCTGAAAACAAGAGCAttctctatttcttcttctCAATCAGTTCACCCCAATCAAGTACACTTGACTGTGAGTGTGGTGTCCTGGACAACACCTTACAAGAGGAAAAAGAAAGGATTTTGCTCCTCATGGCTAGCCACATTAGATCCCTGCAATG CTGTCGGTATTCCTGCTTGGTTCCATAAAGGCTCCCTTCCTACACCATCACCATCACTTCCCCTCATACTTGTTGGACCGGGCACAGGATGTGCACCTTTTCGCGGATTTATCGAGGAAAGGGCATTGCAAAGTAAAACTATTTCCACTGCTCCAATTATGTTCTTCTTTGGCTGTTGGAATGAAGACGGTGACTTTTTATACAAAGACTTGTGGTTGAATCATTCACAGAACAATGGTGTACTTTCAGAAGCAAATGGTGGAGGTTTCTATGTTGCTTTCTCTCGAGACCAGCCTGAGAAAGTTTATGTTCAGCATAAGATGAAGGAACACAGTGGAAGGGTTTGGAACCTATTAGCCGATGGAGCTGCTGTTTATATAGCAGGTTCATCAACCAAAATGCCTACGGATGTAACATCAGCTTTTGAGGAAATTGTATCTAAAGAAAATGAGGTTTCAAAGGAAGATGCAGTTAGGTGGATTAGGGCATTAGAAAGGTGCGGTAAATATCACATTGAAGCATGgtcttga